A stretch of the Myxococcus guangdongensis genome encodes the following:
- a CDS encoding DUF547 domain-containing protein, producing MLRAPVDAPLPSRRRLLVPAVVFAVASTLVASAALYVQGLLPASVPSASEPFHYQGYEKVLRHVRADGNVDFSSIGRERAELDRFVESLASFSPHNRPEVFPTAEDALAFWLNAYHALVLQQVVDGYPYLESVQGRFYWGRSWPVGGQRMTLWSLHHRVLAREYADPRIHLALFQATRGGPRMDSTHFQPEFLDAQLNEASRRFVGDKRHVRLDRDTVHLAKLFETWREDFLAALPEGRRGNVLQFVWAFLPDTCEERPGCDTRADLDHACGPKLDRCHIVYEPEDPSLPDAAAREVRSER from the coding sequence ATGCTGCGCGCTCCCGTGGACGCTCCCCTGCCCTCCCGTCGCCGCCTCCTGGTGCCCGCCGTGGTGTTCGCCGTCGCGAGCACGCTGGTGGCGTCGGCCGCGCTGTATGTGCAGGGCCTGCTGCCGGCCTCCGTGCCGTCCGCGTCGGAGCCCTTCCACTATCAGGGCTACGAGAAGGTGCTCCGGCACGTGCGCGCGGATGGGAACGTGGACTTCTCCTCCATCGGCCGTGAGCGCGCGGAGCTGGACCGCTTCGTCGAATCACTGGCCTCGTTCTCGCCGCACAACCGTCCGGAGGTGTTCCCGACGGCGGAGGACGCGCTGGCCTTCTGGCTCAATGCCTACCACGCGCTGGTGCTCCAGCAGGTGGTGGATGGGTATCCCTATCTGGAGAGCGTGCAGGGGCGTTTCTATTGGGGGCGCTCGTGGCCCGTGGGCGGGCAGCGCATGACGCTGTGGTCGCTGCACCACCGCGTCCTCGCCCGTGAGTACGCCGACCCGCGCATCCACCTGGCGCTGTTCCAGGCCACGCGCGGTGGGCCTCGCATGGACAGCACCCACTTCCAGCCCGAGTTCCTCGACGCGCAGCTGAACGAGGCCAGCCGCCGGTTCGTGGGCGACAAGCGCCACGTGCGCCTGGACCGCGACACGGTGCACCTGGCGAAGCTGTTCGAGACCTGGCGCGAGGACTTCCTCGCCGCGCTGCCCGAGGGACGTCGGGGCAACGTGCTCCAGTTCGTCTGGGCGTTCCTACCGGACACCTGTGAGGAGCGTCCCGGCTGCGACACGCGCGCGGACCTGGACCACGCCTGTGGGCCGAAGCTGGACCGCTGCCACATCGTGTACGAGCCGGAGGACCCCTCGCTCCCGGACGCCGCCGCGCGTGAAGTCCGCTCGGAGCGCTGA